The stretch of DNA GTGTGATTTCGGGCGCGTAATCCGGTAGATTTTTTGATAATGGGCGTGCGGCGATGGTCGCCGCGTGAGGGGAAGGGAATTGTTCCAGGGGGCGTCGGCGCTGACGCTCGATGCGAAAGGGCGGATGTCGATTCCGTCTCGCTATCGGGAGGCGCTGCAAGGACAGGCAGAAGGCCGGGTGACGATCACCAAGCACCCGGACGGCTGCCTGTTGCTGTTTCCGCGCCCCGAATGGGAAGTGTTCCGCGCGAAGGTCGCCGCGCTGCCGATGGATGCGCACTGGTGGCGCCGCATTTTCCTCGGCAACGCGTCGGACGTCGAACTCGACAGCGCCGGGCGCGTGCTCGTGTCGCCCGAACTGCGCCTCGCGGCCGGAATGGAAAAGGAAGTGATGCTGCTCGGCATGGGAAGTCATTTTGAGTTGTGGGATGCGCAGACCTATGCCGCGAAGGAACAGGCGGCCATGGCGCAGGGCATGCCCGACGCGTTAAAGAATTTCACGTTCTGACCGCCGCTCAACCGTTATGGCATCTGCGATGGGACAGGGAATGCAGCATCGCACGGTGCTGCTGGACGAGGCGGTCGACGCGCTCGTCACGCGCACGGACGGCGTCTATGTGGACGGCACGTTCGGCCGTGGCGGCCACAGCCGCGCGATCCTCGGCCGGCTCGGCGACGCCGGGCGGCTGATCGCGTTCGACAAGGATCCGCTGGCGATCGCGACGGCCGGCGAAATCGCGGACCCGCGGTTTGCGATCGTGCATCAGAGTTTTGCTTCACTGCGCGACGAGCTTGCGTCGCGCGGGGTAGGGCGTGTGTCGGGCGTGCTGCTGGACCTTGGCGTGTCGTCGCCGCAAGTCGACGACCCGCAGCGCGGCTTCAGTTTCCGCGCGGACGGTCCGCTCGACATGCGGATGGACCCGACGCGCGGCGAGTCCGCCGCGGACTGGCTCGCGCGGGCCACGGTGCAGGAATTGACGGAGGTGATACGGGATTATGGGGAAGAACGGTTTGCTTTTCAGATTGCAAAGGCGCTTGTTGCTCGCCGGGCAGAGTCCGACCGTCTCGGGCCTCTCCGGAGCACGGGCGAGCTTGCCCAAATCGTGGCTAACGTCGTCAAGACCCGTGAGAAGGGCAAGGACCCGGCAACCCGCACCTTTCAGGCTATACGGATTCACGTCAATCAAGAGCTTGCGGAGCTGCAGGTCGTTCTAGAGGCGGCATTGGCGCAGTTGGAGCAGGGGGGGCGGCTGGTCGTGATCAGCTTTCATTCGCTCGAAGACAGGATCGTCAAACGGTTCATGCAGGCGCACGCGAGTGCGCCTGCGGTCGATCGTCGTCTGCCGATCCGCGCGGTCGATCTGCCGAGCCCGCCGCTCAAGCTGCTCGGCCGCGTGTTTCCCGGCGACGCCGAAGTCGCCGCGAACCCCCGTGCCCGCTCGGCGGTGATGCGCATCGCGGAGCGCGTCACGCCATGAACCGCCTGAACATCTTCCTGCTGATCGTCGTGATGGGATGCGCGCTGTCGGTCGTCAATGCGACGAACCAGCAGCGGCAGATCTTCATCCAGTTGCAGCGCGCGCAAACGCAGGAGCGGCAACTGCAGCAGGACTACGCCCAGCTTCAATATCAGCAGAGCGCGCTGTCGAAGACGTCGCGCATCGAACAGATCGCCACCGATTCGCTCAAGATGCAGCCCGTGACGACCGGACGCACGCAATACCTGACTCTCGCGCCCGGCGCCGCACGCGCCGAGGACGCCCCGGTGCCGCCCGCCGACGCCGCTTCCGTGCCGTCCGTCCGTCGCGGAGGCGTCCGATGAAAAAGGGTTCCAGCCGCAAGAGCGTCGCTTTCTCCGCCAATCCGATCTTGTCCGTGCGCCTGTCGATGTGGCGCTCGAAGCTCGTCGTGTTCCTGTTGTTCATGGCGTTCGCCGCGCTCGCCGGGCGCGCGTTCTGGATCCAGGGGCCGGGCAACGCGTTCTATCAGAAGCAGGGCGAGAGCCGCTATCAGCGCACGCTCGAACTGCCGGCGACGCGCGGCAAGATTCTCGACCGCAACGGCCTCGTGCTCGCGACGAGCCTGCCGGTGCGCGCGATCTGGGCGATTCCCGAGTCGGTGCCGGACGACCTCGGCGCGGACAAGCTCGCGCAGCTCGGCCAGTTGCTCGGCATGACGACGAAGGAGCTGCGCGCGAAGCTGTCCGAGGACAAGACGTTCGTCTACGTGAAGCGCCA from Paraburkholderia caballeronis encodes:
- the ftsL gene encoding cell division protein FtsL, giving the protein MNRLNIFLLIVVMGCALSVVNATNQQRQIFIQLQRAQTQERQLQQDYAQLQYQQSALSKTSRIEQIATDSLKMQPVTTGRTQYLTLAPGAARAEDAPVPPADAASVPSVRRGGVR
- the rsmH gene encoding 16S rRNA (cytosine(1402)-N(4))-methyltransferase RsmH; protein product: MGQGMQHRTVLLDEAVDALVTRTDGVYVDGTFGRGGHSRAILGRLGDAGRLIAFDKDPLAIATAGEIADPRFAIVHQSFASLRDELASRGVGRVSGVLLDLGVSSPQVDDPQRGFSFRADGPLDMRMDPTRGESAADWLARATVQELTEVIRDYGEERFAFQIAKALVARRAESDRLGPLRSTGELAQIVANVVKTREKGKDPATRTFQAIRIHVNQELAELQVVLEAALAQLEQGGRLVVISFHSLEDRIVKRFMQAHASAPAVDRRLPIRAVDLPSPPLKLLGRVFPGDAEVAANPRARSAVMRIAERVTP
- the mraZ gene encoding division/cell wall cluster transcriptional repressor MraZ; amino-acid sequence: MFQGASALTLDAKGRMSIPSRYREALQGQAEGRVTITKHPDGCLLLFPRPEWEVFRAKVAALPMDAHWWRRIFLGNASDVELDSAGRVLVSPELRLAAGMEKEVMLLGMGSHFELWDAQTYAAKEQAAMAQGMPDALKNFTF